The genomic interval ttgagatgatgatgaaaacTAAATGATACCAAAACTTGAGAGATTAGAGAATCATACTGATAACGTGCGGtgaaatataacttaaaaaacAAGTATGAAGTGAAAGTGTATTTATATGCTAATAATCCTTATAGAATTTACaagataaatataatatagagGATTTTATTTGGatagataatatttaaattaaattttaatcttaatttaatctatttacatttaaatctagatatacataattaaatttaaaaattcaaatcagaTTACACTCATATGTTTGCTTGTTGGACTGTTGGCCTATTTGGGTTGCATGGCCTGCTTGAGCTATTGTTTGTTAGATTGTTTGACTTAGtctaaacttttaaaatgtaatataatgtacatttatatgtatattcCATATTAAGTAACTTGTTTTAAAGGTACGATGCTTTTGAGGCTTGGGTTGGTTGGGCTCGCTATTGGGAACCACCTTGCCCGACCGGCCCATGTCCAACCTCGTGGAAGATGGAATTAAAATCTTAATGGGTATCAAGTGATCACTTTTTGCCACGTTAGGAAAGCCCAATAATTGTTTTGGTTGCTTGAGCTTGGGTCGAAATTGCTTAATAGTTTTCGAAACAAGTTTCCCATTGGATTTGGAAAAAGTTATTATGGTGGCATATTCTACAGATGATTACgtttttttattagatttacaatcattttagttagttaattgATTGGTTATTGAAATGTTGTATtactatttcatttttaaaattggaattttatcTTTACAATATGTATTTCCAAAACAAAACCAGACATTTATTTGCTTCTTATTGTGGATTGATTTTGATAATGGCACTTGGGATGGGTTGCTGTAATTTTCTAATTAATGACAAACACCTAGAATATTATTAAGGATCAAATATGTGAATGTTCCCGCCTTCAGAAGAGAATACTTTTTAACCATATAATTAAACAAGTTGTTCCATCTTAAAAGGACCTTCCCTAATTAAACTCCATCAAAACACAATAATATTTCGATAGAAATTTTACAAAACTAGTGCACTAAACTATGCAAAAATACTTAGTTCTTTGAAATGAATACTGCTTCAAATCCTATCACCCCTTCAGTATCAAAGTACAATTGATTctattcttttaattaagcAGTCTCTCAAAGAAAGTTCTTAAAAACTGCAAATTATAACAATCACTTGCCCTctcaatattaaatttttccCAGCCAATCTAGATATACGCTTCaatctattcttttcttttaattttgtggGCCagaatacatatatatatatatatagattgaGCAATGCAGGATTCATGCTAGTAGTTTCTACCTGTTCTTGAAAGGAGTAATCTTGATGACAAGGCCGGGGAAAACATCATCTGGGTCATGTATATGAGGATTCTCTTCAACAATATAAGGATCCCCACATTTTTCACTGATAGTCTGCAAAGTCTCTCCTTcccgaaccacgtaaatttCATCGCATGGCTTGTTCATCATCAAATCCTTCTGCAGACGCAGCACCTCGCCTCTGAATTTCCTTTCACTCGATTCACAGCAGCTCAATACCAGCATCACTGCCATGAACAAAGCACAGTACCAGGAAAGCTTCTCCGCCATTGCAGTTGTCGACGAAACTCGCCCCATCTTttcctattttctttttgcttctgTCTAATAGTTTAGGCCTTCCACTTATTCCAGGGTTCTTGAAATGATATGCTAGAGAGAATTTTGGAGTTCTTAATAAGATTGAGATGATGGGTTCGTTTTCTATAGGTGGTTGGAGTGGGTGCAGTGTCTGGCGGGAGTTGAGACGGTTCTCTCGTTGTGGTAGTTGACTGTCCTAAGGGAAAGAAATATCAAGAAGTTTGCGAGAGAAAAAGAGTTGGTTTAACTGCTTTTATTAA from Theobroma cacao cultivar B97-61/B2 chromosome 5, Criollo_cocoa_genome_V2, whole genome shotgun sequence carries:
- the LOC108662080 gene encoding uncharacterized protein LOC108662080 — protein: MGRVSSTTAMAEKLSWYCALFMAVMLVLSCCESSERKFRGEVLRLQKDLMMNKPCDEIYVVREGETLQTISEKCGDPYIVEENPHIHDPDDVFPGLVIKITPFKNR